Proteins co-encoded in one Ciconia boyciana chromosome 14, ASM3463844v1, whole genome shotgun sequence genomic window:
- the STX16 gene encoding syntaxin-16 isoform X1 — MATRRLTDAFLLLRNNAVQSRQLLAEQVSSYGSSSPLSSRSMAAALADDRMALVSGISLDPEAAIGVTKRLPPKWVDGADEIQYDIARVKQKMKELASLHDKHLNRPTLDDSSEEERAIEITTQEITQLFHRCQRAVQVLQSRSRSCTEQEARVLRNVVSSLAQSLQDLSTNFRHAQSDYLKRMKNREERSKHFFDTSVPLMDDGEDDTLYDRGFTNDQLALVEQNTLMVEEREREIRQIVQSISDLNEIFRDLGAMIVEQGTVLDRIDYNVEQSCMKTEEGLKQLHKAEQYQKKNRKMLVILILFVIVIVLIVVLVGVKSH; from the exons ATGGCCACCCGGCGTCTAACGGACGCGTTCTTGTTGTTGCGGAACAACGCGGTGCAGAGCCGGCAGCTGCTGGCCGAGCAAGTGAGTAGTTACGgctcctccagccctctgaGTTCACGTAGCATGGCTGCTGCG CTTGCTGATGATCGTATGGCACTGGTATCGGGAATAAGTTTAGATCCAGAAGCAGCAATTGGAGTAACTAAACGCTTACCTCCCAAATGGGTTGATGGAGCAGACGAA aTTCAGTATGATATCGCCAGGGTTaaacaaaagatgaaagaatTAGCCAGTCTTCATGATAAACATCTAAACAGACCAACACTGGATGACAGCAGTGAAGAAGAACGGGCAATAGAGATAACAACCCAAGAGATCACACAG TTATTTCACAGATGTCAGAGAGCAGTCCAGGTCTTGCAGAGCAGGTCACGTAGTTGTACAGAACAAGAAGCACGTGTTCTCAGGAATGTAGTGTCTTCCTTAGCACAGTCCCTTCAGGACCTATCCACCAACTTTAGGCATGCACAGTCTGACTATCTCAAAC GCATGAAGAATAGAGAAGAAAGATCCAAACACTTCTTTGACACCTCAGTCCCACTGATGGATGATGGGGAGGATGATACACTTTACGATAGA GGTTTTACAAATGACCAGCTAGCATTGGTGGAGCAAAACACATTAATGGTGGAAGAACGGGAACGAGAAATCCGCCAGATTGTACAGTCAATCTCCGATCTCAATGAAATATTTAGGGACCTGGGAGCAATGATAGTAGAACAG GGAACAGTTCTAGATAGAATTGACTACAATGTTGAACAATCATGTATGAAAACTGAAGAGGGTCTAAAACAACTACACAAG GCAGAGCAATACCAAAAGAAGAATCGGAAGAtgcttgttattttaattttgtttgttatAGTAATTGTCCTTATTGTTGTTCTTGTTGGTGTAAAGTCACACTAG
- the STX16 gene encoding syntaxin-16 isoform X3, translating into MATRRLTDAFLLLRNNAVQSRQLLAEQLADDRMALVSGISLDPEAAIGVTKRLPPKWVDGADEIQYDIARVKQKMKELASLHDKHLNRPTLDDSSEEERAIEITTQEITQLFHRCQRAVQVLQSRSRSCTEQEARVLRNVVSSLAQSLQDLSTNFRHAQSDYLKRMKNREERSKHFFDTSVPLMDDGEDDTLYDRGFTNDQLALVEQNTLMVEEREREIRQIVQSISDLNEIFRDLGAMIVEQGTVLDRIDYNVEQSCMKTEEGLKQLHKAEQYQKKNRKMLVILILFVIVIVLIVVLVGVKSH; encoded by the exons ATGGCCACCCGGCGTCTAACGGACGCGTTCTTGTTGTTGCGGAACAACGCGGTGCAGAGCCGGCAGCTGCTGGCCGAGCAA CTTGCTGATGATCGTATGGCACTGGTATCGGGAATAAGTTTAGATCCAGAAGCAGCAATTGGAGTAACTAAACGCTTACCTCCCAAATGGGTTGATGGAGCAGACGAA aTTCAGTATGATATCGCCAGGGTTaaacaaaagatgaaagaatTAGCCAGTCTTCATGATAAACATCTAAACAGACCAACACTGGATGACAGCAGTGAAGAAGAACGGGCAATAGAGATAACAACCCAAGAGATCACACAG TTATTTCACAGATGTCAGAGAGCAGTCCAGGTCTTGCAGAGCAGGTCACGTAGTTGTACAGAACAAGAAGCACGTGTTCTCAGGAATGTAGTGTCTTCCTTAGCACAGTCCCTTCAGGACCTATCCACCAACTTTAGGCATGCACAGTCTGACTATCTCAAAC GCATGAAGAATAGAGAAGAAAGATCCAAACACTTCTTTGACACCTCAGTCCCACTGATGGATGATGGGGAGGATGATACACTTTACGATAGA GGTTTTACAAATGACCAGCTAGCATTGGTGGAGCAAAACACATTAATGGTGGAAGAACGGGAACGAGAAATCCGCCAGATTGTACAGTCAATCTCCGATCTCAATGAAATATTTAGGGACCTGGGAGCAATGATAGTAGAACAG GGAACAGTTCTAGATAGAATTGACTACAATGTTGAACAATCATGTATGAAAACTGAAGAGGGTCTAAAACAACTACACAAG GCAGAGCAATACCAAAAGAAGAATCGGAAGAtgcttgttattttaattttgtttgttatAGTAATTGTCCTTATTGTTGTTCTTGTTGGTGTAAAGTCACACTAG
- the STX16 gene encoding syntaxin-16 isoform X4, with translation MALVSGISLDPEAAIGVTKRLPPKWVDGADEIQYDIARVKQKMKELASLHDKHLNRPTLDDSSEEERAIEITTQEITQLFHRCQRAVQVLQSRSRSCTEQEARVLRNVVSSLAQSLQDLSTNFRHAQSDYLKRMKNREERSKHFFDTSVPLMDDGEDDTLYDRGFTNDQLALVEQNTLMVEEREREIRQIVQSISDLNEIFRDLGAMIVEQGTVLDRIDYNVEQSCMKTEEGLKQLHKAEQYQKKNRKMLVILILFVIVIVLIVVLVGVKSH, from the exons ATGGCACTGGTATCGGGAATAAGTTTAGATCCAGAAGCAGCAATTGGAGTAACTAAACGCTTACCTCCCAAATGGGTTGATGGAGCAGACGAA aTTCAGTATGATATCGCCAGGGTTaaacaaaagatgaaagaatTAGCCAGTCTTCATGATAAACATCTAAACAGACCAACACTGGATGACAGCAGTGAAGAAGAACGGGCAATAGAGATAACAACCCAAGAGATCACACAG TTATTTCACAGATGTCAGAGAGCAGTCCAGGTCTTGCAGAGCAGGTCACGTAGTTGTACAGAACAAGAAGCACGTGTTCTCAGGAATGTAGTGTCTTCCTTAGCACAGTCCCTTCAGGACCTATCCACCAACTTTAGGCATGCACAGTCTGACTATCTCAAAC GCATGAAGAATAGAGAAGAAAGATCCAAACACTTCTTTGACACCTCAGTCCCACTGATGGATGATGGGGAGGATGATACACTTTACGATAGA GGTTTTACAAATGACCAGCTAGCATTGGTGGAGCAAAACACATTAATGGTGGAAGAACGGGAACGAGAAATCCGCCAGATTGTACAGTCAATCTCCGATCTCAATGAAATATTTAGGGACCTGGGAGCAATGATAGTAGAACAG GGAACAGTTCTAGATAGAATTGACTACAATGTTGAACAATCATGTATGAAAACTGAAGAGGGTCTAAAACAACTACACAAG GCAGAGCAATACCAAAAGAAGAATCGGAAGAtgcttgttattttaattttgtttgttatAGTAATTGTCCTTATTGTTGTTCTTGTTGGTGTAAAGTCACACTAG
- the STX16 gene encoding syntaxin-16 isoform X2, with amino-acid sequence MATRRLTDAFLLLRNNAVQSRQLLAEQVSSYGSSSPLSSRSMAAALADDRMALVSGISLDPEAAIGVTKRLPPKWVDGADEIQYDIARVKQKMKELASLHDKHLNRPTLDDSSEEERAIEITTQEITQLFHRCQRAVQVLQSRSRSCTEQEARVLRNVVSSLAQSLQDLSTNFRHAQSDYLKRMKNREERSKHFFDTSVPLMDDGEDDTLYDRGFTNDQLALVEQNTLMVEEREREIRQIVQSISDLNEIFRDLGAMIVEQGTVLDRIDYNVEQSCMKTEEGLKQLHKLLLADFHLVFGEFSPRCLLLIPLGKRGKG; translated from the exons ATGGCCACCCGGCGTCTAACGGACGCGTTCTTGTTGTTGCGGAACAACGCGGTGCAGAGCCGGCAGCTGCTGGCCGAGCAAGTGAGTAGTTACGgctcctccagccctctgaGTTCACGTAGCATGGCTGCTGCG CTTGCTGATGATCGTATGGCACTGGTATCGGGAATAAGTTTAGATCCAGAAGCAGCAATTGGAGTAACTAAACGCTTACCTCCCAAATGGGTTGATGGAGCAGACGAA aTTCAGTATGATATCGCCAGGGTTaaacaaaagatgaaagaatTAGCCAGTCTTCATGATAAACATCTAAACAGACCAACACTGGATGACAGCAGTGAAGAAGAACGGGCAATAGAGATAACAACCCAAGAGATCACACAG TTATTTCACAGATGTCAGAGAGCAGTCCAGGTCTTGCAGAGCAGGTCACGTAGTTGTACAGAACAAGAAGCACGTGTTCTCAGGAATGTAGTGTCTTCCTTAGCACAGTCCCTTCAGGACCTATCCACCAACTTTAGGCATGCACAGTCTGACTATCTCAAAC GCATGAAGAATAGAGAAGAAAGATCCAAACACTTCTTTGACACCTCAGTCCCACTGATGGATGATGGGGAGGATGATACACTTTACGATAGA GGTTTTACAAATGACCAGCTAGCATTGGTGGAGCAAAACACATTAATGGTGGAAGAACGGGAACGAGAAATCCGCCAGATTGTACAGTCAATCTCCGATCTCAATGAAATATTTAGGGACCTGGGAGCAATGATAGTAGAACAG GGAACAGTTCTAGATAGAATTGACTACAATGTTGAACAATCATGTATGAAAACTGAAGAGGGTCTAAAACAACTACACAAG cttCTATTAGCAGACTTTCATTTGGTTTTTGGAGAGTTTTCTCCACGTTGCCTCCTTTTAATTCCcctgggaaaaagaggaaagggatga